In Nocardioides cavernae, a single genomic region encodes these proteins:
- the rpsR gene encoding 30S ribosomal protein S18, whose translation MAKAILRKPKKKVCQFCKEKATGVDYKDTTLLRKFISDRGKIRARRVTGNCVQHQRDVAIAVKNARELALLPYTSTGR comes from the coding sequence ATGGCCAAGGCAATTCTGCGCAAGCCCAAGAAGAAGGTTTGCCAGTTCTGCAAGGAGAAGGCGACCGGTGTCGACTACAAGGACACCACCCTGCTCCGCAAGTTCATCTCCGACCGCGGCAAGATCCGCGCCCGTCGCGTGACCGGCAACTGCGTCCAGCACCAGCGCGACGTGGCCATCGCCGTCAAGAACGCGCGCGAGCTGGCGCTGCTGCCCTACACGTCCACCGGTCGCTGA
- the rpsF gene encoding 30S ribosomal protein S6, with the protein MRAYEVMVILDPSLDERTIEPSLDKYLNVIRKDGGSIESLDVWGRRRMAYEIKKNAEGIYAVISLTAEPATVKEFDRQLTLNESILRTKVMRPDAH; encoded by the coding sequence ATGCGTGCCTATGAAGTGATGGTCATCCTCGACCCGAGTCTCGACGAGCGCACCATCGAGCCGTCGCTCGACAAGTACCTCAACGTGATCCGCAAGGACGGTGGCTCGATCGAGTCGCTCGACGTGTGGGGTCGTCGCCGGATGGCGTACGAGATCAAGAAGAACGCCGAGGGCATCTACGCCGTCATCTCGCTGACGGCCGAGCCCGCGACGGTCAAGGAGTTCGACCGCCAGCTCACGCTGAACGAGTCGATCCTGCGCACGAAGGTCATGCGTCCCGACGCCCACTGA
- a CDS encoding alanine racemase, translating into MSLSLTVDGERWRSHLLRTVRTHPGIVPVAKGNGYGLSVARLARRAQWLADHVDDTGAAVDMIAVGTYDEVAEAASRYAGDLLVLTPWRPFGAALDLDARISSRVVHTVSRPDDLTALREHDPDARFVLEQLTSMLRHGMTRRDLAAAATALGPGRSGLRGVAMHLPLNTTSHLGEVSRLINDVVASGLPTRTVFVSHLTEAELGRLATTYPDFTVRPRIGTDLWLGDRGALSVTATVLDVHEVERGDTFGYRGRSAPKQGHIVVVSGGTAHGIGLEAPTGDQSLKARAATLARGGLDAVGFVRSPFSIDGKQRLFAEPPHMQASMLFVPSGARVPRVGEDIEVRVRFTATDFDRVVIA; encoded by the coding sequence ATGAGCCTCAGCCTCACGGTGGACGGCGAGCGCTGGCGCTCGCACCTGCTCCGGACCGTCCGCACCCATCCCGGGATCGTGCCGGTCGCCAAGGGCAACGGCTACGGCCTGTCGGTCGCCCGCCTCGCCCGGCGGGCGCAGTGGCTCGCCGACCACGTCGACGACACCGGCGCAGCGGTCGACATGATCGCGGTCGGCACGTACGACGAGGTGGCGGAGGCCGCGAGCCGCTATGCGGGCGACCTCCTCGTGCTCACCCCGTGGCGCCCGTTCGGGGCGGCGCTCGACCTCGACGCCCGGATCTCGTCCCGGGTCGTGCACACCGTCAGCCGCCCGGACGACCTGACCGCACTGCGCGAGCACGACCCCGACGCCCGGTTCGTGCTCGAGCAGCTGACCTCGATGCTGCGCCACGGGATGACGCGCCGCGACCTCGCCGCCGCGGCCACGGCGCTCGGGCCCGGACGCAGCGGCCTGCGCGGCGTGGCGATGCACCTCCCGCTCAACACCACCTCGCACCTGGGCGAGGTGAGCCGGCTGATCAACGACGTCGTGGCCTCCGGCCTGCCGACCCGCACCGTCTTCGTCTCCCACCTCACCGAGGCCGAGCTGGGGCGGCTCGCGACCACCTACCCGGACTTCACGGTCCGTCCCCGCATCGGCACCGACCTGTGGCTCGGCGACCGCGGCGCCCTGTCGGTGACCGCGACGGTCCTCGACGTGCACGAGGTCGAGCGCGGCGACACCTTCGGCTACCGCGGTCGCAGTGCTCCCAAGCAGGGGCACATCGTCGTGGTGAGCGGCGGCACCGCCCACGGCATCGGCCTCGAGGCACCGACCGGCGACCAGTCCCTCAAGGCGCGCGCCGCGACCCTGGCCCGCGGCGGACTGGACGCCGTCGGCTTCGTGCGCTCGCCGTTCTCGATCGACGGCAAGCAGCGGCTCTTCGCCGAGCCGCCCCACATGCAGGCCTCGATGCTGTTCGTCCCGTCAGGGGCGCGGGTCCCGCGCGTCGGCGAGGACATCGAGGTCCGGGTCCGCTTCACCGCGACCGACTTCGACCGCGTCGTGATCGCCTGA
- the rplI gene encoding 50S ribosomal protein L9 — protein MKLILTQEVDGLGAPGDVVEVKDGYGRNYLVPRGLGIRWSRGGEKTVESIKAARTARAVRDEDHAKDVKAKLEANAVMVKVRAGEGGRLFGAVTTTEIADAIAAVSGEKVDRRTIVVVNPIKSLGAHEVSVKLHDEVSATVALNVVPA, from the coding sequence ATGAAGCTCATCCTCACTCAGGAGGTCGACGGCCTCGGTGCCCCCGGTGACGTGGTCGAGGTCAAGGACGGCTACGGCCGCAACTACCTCGTCCCGCGTGGCCTCGGCATCCGCTGGAGCCGCGGCGGCGAGAAGACCGTCGAGTCGATTAAGGCCGCCCGCACCGCTCGCGCGGTGCGCGACGAGGACCACGCCAAGGACGTCAAGGCCAAGCTCGAGGCCAACGCGGTCATGGTGAAGGTCCGTGCCGGTGAGGGCGGTCGCCTGTTCGGCGCCGTCACCACCACCGAGATCGCCGACGCCATCGCGGCCGTCTCCGGCGAGAAGGTCGACCGCCGCACCATCGTGGTGGTCAACCCGATCAAGTCGCTCGGCGCCCACGAGGTGTCCGTCAAGCTGCACGACGAGGTGTCCGCCACGGTGGCCCTCAACGTCGTCCCCGCCTGA
- a CDS encoding single-stranded DNA-binding protein yields MAGETTITVIGNLVDDPELRFTPSGAPVANFRIASTPRTFDRQTNEWKDGDTLFLSCAVWRQAAENVAESLQRGMRVIVQGRLKSRQYETREGEKRTVFEIDVEEVGPSLRSASAKVTKTTRSGGGGGYSGGGSGGGYSGGGGQQSAPADDPWASPAPSQGGQGGSGWGGQSQGAQPQGGGQAAPANDPWATPGVNGGNDEPPF; encoded by the coding sequence ATGGCAGGCGAGACCACCATCACCGTGATCGGCAACCTCGTCGACGACCCGGAGCTGCGGTTCACCCCCTCGGGGGCCCCCGTGGCCAACTTCCGGATCGCGTCGACGCCGCGCACCTTCGACCGCCAGACCAACGAGTGGAAGGACGGCGACACGCTGTTCCTCTCCTGCGCTGTCTGGCGCCAGGCCGCGGAGAACGTCGCCGAGTCCCTCCAGCGGGGCATGCGCGTGATCGTCCAGGGTCGCCTGAAGTCCCGTCAGTACGAGACCCGCGAGGGTGAGAAGCGCACCGTCTTCGAGATCGACGTCGAGGAGGTCGGCCCGTCGCTGCGTTCCGCATCGGCCAAGGTCACCAAGACGACCCGGTCCGGCGGCGGTGGCGGCTACTCCGGTGGCGGCAGTGGCGGCGGCTACTCGGGCGGTGGCGGGCAGCAGTCCGCACCGGCCGACGACCCGTGGGCCAGCCCGGCTCCCTCGCAGGGTGGCCAGGGTGGCAGCGGCTGGGGCGGTCAGTCCCAGGGCGCCCAGCCCCAGGGTGGCGGTCAGGCCGCGCCGGCCAACGACCCGTGGGCCACGCCCGGGGTCAACGGCGGCAACGACGAGCCCCCGTTCTGA
- a CDS encoding deoxyribonuclease IV encodes MSPSLSIGAHVEQTDPIAEALARETSLVQFFLGDPQGYKGPEIRFAGGAEALRAAAEDAGVDLYVHAPYVVNVATTNNRIRIPSRKLLQQHMDAAAEIGAKGLIVHGGHVNKTDDPSVGFDNWRKAVEATDIKVPLLIENTAGGDNAMARHLDRIAGVWDAISAAEGADDVGFCLDTCHAWAGGIELGDAVEKVRGITGRIDLVHANDSRDTFGSGADRHTNFGQGHLPADEFAGVVREAGAPVICETPGGATEHQADFAWLREHL; translated from the coding sequence ATGAGCCCCTCCCTCTCCATCGGCGCCCACGTCGAGCAGACCGACCCGATCGCCGAGGCGCTGGCGCGGGAGACGTCGCTCGTGCAGTTCTTCCTCGGTGACCCGCAGGGCTACAAGGGGCCGGAGATCCGCTTCGCCGGCGGGGCGGAGGCGTTGCGGGCAGCGGCCGAGGACGCCGGGGTCGACCTCTACGTCCACGCCCCCTACGTGGTCAACGTCGCCACGACCAACAACCGCATCCGGATCCCGAGCCGCAAGCTGCTCCAGCAGCACATGGACGCCGCGGCGGAGATCGGGGCGAAGGGCCTCATCGTCCACGGCGGCCACGTCAACAAGACCGACGACCCGTCCGTCGGGTTCGACAACTGGCGCAAGGCCGTCGAGGCGACCGACATCAAGGTCCCGCTGCTCATCGAGAACACCGCGGGCGGCGACAACGCCATGGCCCGCCACCTCGACCGCATCGCGGGCGTGTGGGACGCGATCTCCGCGGCCGAGGGCGCCGACGACGTCGGGTTCTGCCTCGACACCTGCCACGCCTGGGCCGGCGGCATCGAGCTCGGCGACGCGGTGGAGAAGGTCCGGGGCATCACCGGCCGCATCGACCTCGTCCACGCAAACGACTCGCGCGACACGTTCGGCTCCGGCGCCGACCGCCACACCAACTTCGGGCAGGGGCACCTGCCCGCCGACGAGTTCGCGGGCGTGGTGCGCGAGGCCGGCGCCCCCGTCATCTGCGAGACGCCGGGCGGCGCGACGGAGCACCAGGCCGACTTCGCCTGGCTCCGCGAGCACCTCTGA
- a CDS encoding class F sortase, which produces MADPRRRRLTSLLLGAAASALVVGGLFLAGGALEATSPATDTGAQAAPPPAIRVAGPSGTSVHGPPPAPSDAPSTSGAPAPGVRPEVLVVPAIGVQAPVTPIRTEDGALTPPSDPQQVGWWSGGARPGAAEGAAVVTGHTVHTGGGAFDDLDTLAPGDRVLARSASGGLAYRVASVEVLSRAELARRSADVFGRTGPPRLVLITCEDWDGTAYRSNVVVTAEPVD; this is translated from the coding sequence GTGGCTGACCCTCGCCGACGTCGCCTGACGTCGCTCCTGCTGGGAGCAGCTGCATCCGCGCTGGTCGTGGGTGGGCTGTTCCTGGCAGGCGGCGCGCTCGAGGCGACGTCGCCCGCGACGGACACGGGGGCGCAGGCCGCGCCCCCACCGGCGATCCGGGTCGCCGGACCGTCCGGGACCTCGGTGCACGGTCCTCCGCCCGCCCCGTCGGACGCTCCGTCCACCTCGGGGGCGCCCGCACCCGGCGTACGACCCGAGGTGCTCGTCGTACCGGCGATCGGGGTGCAGGCGCCGGTGACGCCCATCCGGACCGAGGACGGGGCGCTGACCCCGCCGTCGGACCCGCAGCAGGTCGGCTGGTGGTCGGGCGGCGCGCGACCCGGGGCCGCCGAGGGTGCCGCCGTCGTCACAGGGCACACCGTGCACACCGGGGGCGGAGCGTTCGACGACCTCGACACCCTGGCTCCGGGTGACCGGGTGCTGGCGCGCTCGGCGTCCGGCGGCCTGGCCTACCGGGTGGCGTCGGTCGAGGTGCTGAGCCGCGCCGAGCTGGCCCGGCGCAGTGCCGACGTGTTCGGTCGGACCGGGCCGCCGCGGCTCGTCCTCATCACCTGCGAGGACTGGGACGGCACCGCCTACCGCAGCAACGTGGTGGTCACGGCCGAGCCGGTCGACTGA
- a CDS encoding lipid II:glycine glycyltransferase FemX, with translation MTTPLTLRPISTQQHRDLIASRSSASFLQTPGWASVKAEWRAESIGWFRGDEVVGAALVLYRQLPKVRRYLAYLPEGPVIDWSDDDLGSWLAPMVAHLKQQGAFAVRMGPPVVTRRWSAEQVKAGIADESVRRLGDVPPLDRTQDGARVIAQLHELGWQQQSAEGGFTAGQPQFNFQVPLVDENGQPRSEADVLAGMNQLWRRNIKKADKAGVEVALGDRTDLKSFHDLYVHTAERDHFTPRPLSYFETMYDALAAEDPGRIQVWLARHEGDLVAATIGIRVGTHAWYSYGASSTEKREVRGSNAVQWAMIRHALDAGAHVYDLRGITETLDSDDSHVGLIQFKVGTGGQAVEYAGEWDLPVNRAIYKAFQLYLARRG, from the coding sequence GTGACGACCCCCCTGACGCTGCGACCGATCTCCACCCAGCAGCACCGCGACCTGATCGCGAGCCGGTCGTCCGCAAGCTTCCTGCAGACGCCCGGCTGGGCCAGCGTGAAGGCCGAGTGGCGGGCCGAGTCCATCGGCTGGTTCCGCGGCGACGAGGTCGTCGGCGCCGCCCTGGTCCTCTACCGCCAGCTGCCCAAGGTCCGGCGCTACCTGGCCTACCTCCCCGAAGGACCGGTCATCGACTGGTCCGACGACGACCTCGGCTCGTGGCTCGCACCGATGGTCGCCCACCTCAAGCAGCAGGGCGCCTTCGCCGTGCGAATGGGCCCGCCCGTGGTCACCCGGCGATGGTCGGCCGAGCAGGTCAAGGCCGGCATCGCCGACGAGTCGGTGCGCCGCCTCGGCGACGTACCTCCCCTCGATCGGACCCAGGACGGCGCCCGCGTCATCGCGCAGCTGCACGAGCTGGGGTGGCAGCAGCAGTCCGCGGAGGGCGGCTTCACCGCGGGGCAGCCGCAGTTCAACTTCCAGGTCCCGCTGGTCGACGAGAACGGGCAGCCGCGCTCGGAGGCCGACGTCCTCGCCGGGATGAACCAGCTCTGGCGGCGCAACATCAAGAAGGCCGACAAGGCCGGCGTCGAGGTCGCGCTCGGCGACCGCACCGACCTCAAGTCGTTCCACGACCTCTACGTCCACACCGCCGAGCGCGACCACTTCACCCCGCGCCCGCTGTCCTACTTCGAGACGATGTACGACGCCCTCGCCGCCGAGGACCCCGGCCGCATCCAGGTGTGGCTCGCCCGCCACGAGGGCGACCTCGTCGCGGCCACGATCGGGATCCGCGTCGGCACGCACGCCTGGTACTCCTACGGCGCGTCGTCCACCGAGAAGCGCGAGGTCCGCGGCTCCAACGCCGTGCAGTGGGCGATGATCCGCCACGCCCTCGACGCCGGGGCCCACGTCTACGACCTGCGCGGCATCACCGAGACCCTCGACTCCGACGACTCCCACGTCGGGCTGATCCAGTTCAAGGTCGGCACCGGCGGTCAGGCCGTCGAGTACGCCGGCGAGTGGGACCTGCCGGTCAACCGTGCCATCTACAAGGCGTTCCAGCTCTACCTGGCCCGGCGCGGGTGA
- a CDS encoding serine/threonine-protein kinase, which translates to MRTTSSRTSSRTATWTDLVVAGRYRLLDQVGSGGMGSVWRAHDLRTGQDVALKVLGRHSSTLLARFVREQAVRVSHPHVVAPHGWAAEDDLVVLAMELVAGGSVADLLREHGPLDAGTCALLVEQLLLGLAAVHGAGLVHRDVKPANLLLEATGDGPPHLRLGDFGVAAPVADRRFTTVPGAIGTDGYMAPEQARGAPPEPTQDLYAVGRVALELVTGEPPGRQDVVPSHPLRPLVERLLVPDPEQRIATAEAALRLLRRLPVPPPAGPPVPDRLGPPPRGRRTTAGPGAVVDWLGWAAVAGLAGVVVGCLWVLLGWTA; encoded by the coding sequence GTGCGAACCACCTCCTCGCGCACCTCCTCGCGCACCGCCACCTGGACCGATCTGGTGGTGGCGGGCCGCTACCGACTGCTCGACCAGGTCGGCTCCGGCGGGATGGGTTCGGTGTGGCGCGCGCACGACCTGCGGACCGGTCAGGACGTCGCTCTCAAGGTGCTCGGGCGCCACAGCTCGACGCTGCTGGCCCGGTTCGTGCGCGAGCAGGCCGTCCGGGTGAGCCACCCGCACGTGGTGGCGCCGCACGGCTGGGCCGCGGAGGACGACCTCGTCGTGCTCGCCATGGAGCTCGTGGCCGGCGGGTCGGTCGCCGACCTGCTGCGCGAGCACGGCCCGCTCGACGCCGGTACCTGCGCCCTGCTGGTCGAGCAGCTGCTGCTGGGCCTGGCGGCGGTCCACGGGGCCGGGCTGGTGCACCGCGACGTCAAGCCGGCCAACCTCCTCCTCGAGGCGACGGGCGACGGGCCGCCCCACCTGCGCCTCGGCGACTTCGGGGTGGCCGCCCCGGTCGCCGACCGCCGCTTCACCACGGTGCCCGGCGCGATCGGCACCGACGGCTACATGGCGCCCGAGCAGGCGCGGGGTGCACCGCCGGAGCCGACCCAGGACCTCTACGCGGTGGGTCGGGTGGCGCTCGAGCTGGTCACCGGTGAGCCGCCCGGCCGCCAGGACGTCGTCCCGTCGCACCCGCTGCGCCCGCTCGTCGAGCGGCTGCTGGTCCCCGACCCCGAGCAGCGCATCGCGACCGCCGAGGCGGCGCTGCGACTGCTCCGGCGGTTGCCGGTCCCGCCGCCCGCCGGGCCGCCGGTGCCCGACCGGCTGGGCCCGCCCCCGCGTGGACGGCGTACGACGGCGGGGCCGGGAGCAGTCGTCGACTGGCTCGGCTGGGCCGCGGTCGCCGGCCTGGCCGGCGTGGTCGTCGGGTGTCTGTGGGTGCTCCTAGGCTGGACCGCATGA